From the Pseudomonas lalucatii genome, the window CATGACCGCCAGGGCCAGCCGCGGCAGCGCCGGGTTGTCCAGGGGCGCGGTGGCCAGGCTGCTGAACAGCAGGGCGGGGAACAGGATGAAATAGTTCAGGCGTTCGGCGCCGGGCCAGAAGGCCTCGTTGGGGAACTCCAGGCGGCGCAGGTAGTAGCCGGCGACGATCAAGGCGAACAATGGCCACAGGGCCAGCAGCAACTCCAGCACGACATTCCCCGTCCGTGATAAACGGCCATATTGGCCAGCCGCCCGGCGCGGCGCAAGGGCCGCGCCGGGCCAGACCAGAGGAGCAGCAGGCAATGAGTGAAATCCACTGCGGCGGCTGCCAGTGCGGCGCCCTGCGCTACCGGTTCGAGGCGCCGTTGCGCGACGTCGCCCACTGCCACTGTTCGATGTGCCGGCGCTGCAGTGGCGGTATCGTCACCACCTGGGTCACGGTGCCGCTGGCCAGTTTCCAGTGGCTGGCCGGTACGCCCAGGGAGTACGCCTCCTCCGCCGGCTGTACCCGCCGCTTCTGCGGCAACTGCGGCGCCCAGCTGTGCCTGTTCACCACCCTCAGCCCCGGGACCCTGGACGTGACGGTCGCCACCCTCGA encodes:
- a CDS encoding GFA family protein; translation: MSEIHCGGCQCGALRYRFEAPLRDVAHCHCSMCRRCSGGIVTTWVTVPLASFQWLAGTPREYASSAGCTRRFCGNCGAQLCLFTTLSPGTLDVTVATLDHPERAPADRHIWVQNRLPWLHLDEHLPQERQESLP